In one Macadamia integrifolia cultivar HAES 741 unplaced genomic scaffold, SCU_Mint_v3 scaffold448, whole genome shotgun sequence genomic region, the following are encoded:
- the LOC122068641 gene encoding aluminum-activated malate transporter 12-like: protein MLREKELLAMSSSTVIAIPIQGGASPKKKKSILHYLTAMKDINEHRKLIHSIKVGLALILVSLLYLLDPLFEHVGDNAMWAIMSVVVVFEFYAGARLGKGLNRGIGTVLGGGLGCFAAILAKNLGKVGQAYAIGMSVFIFGAAATYTRLVPSIRKRYDYGAMIFLLTFNLVVVSGVRAEKVIKIGLDRLSAIGMGFAVCVATSLLIFPIWASDELHCSTASKFNKLACSIEGCLEEYFKEIEENKNNQSEASFNACKSVLHSKSMDESLVNFARWEPWHGKFGFSYPWHKYLQIGDSLRDLAASILSLKGCLQSHRQPSSVPMIKKPCEAVASLLACTLRELGDSIINMKRCRPVVLLVAKLQLSRLELSEAVLPYMLRMLPDDDGFEIAGFIFLLMEMVEVVEKLAKEVEELADYAGFPPQQLKDADLW from the exons ATGCTAAGAGAGAAAGAACTGTTGGCCATGAGCTCATCAACTGTAATAGCAATTCCAATTCAAGGAGGAGCTTCtcctaagaagaagaagagcattcTCCACTATCTTACAGCAATGAAAGACATAAATGAGCACAGAAAGTTGATTCACAGCATCAAAGTTGGACTTGCGCTGATTTTGGTTTCGCTCCTGTATCTCCTTGATCCTCTTTTTGAGCACGTTGGAGACAATGCCATGTGGGCAATAATGTCCGTAGTGGTTGTTTTCGAGTTCTACGCAG GTGCAAGACTTGGAAAGGGCTTGAACCGTGGAATTGGTACAGTTCTAGGGGGTGGCTTGGGGTGTTTTGCAGCAATTTTAGCTAAAAACCTTGGCAAGGTTGGCCAGGCTTATGCCATTGGCATGTCTGTGTTCATCTTCG GTGCAGCTGCTACATACACTAGGCTGGTTCCAAGCATAAGGAAAAGGTACGACTATGGAGCCATGATTTTCCTCCTCACGTTCAATCTAGTTGTAGTCTCTGGTGTGCGTGCGGAGAAGGTCATCAAGATAGGCCTTGACCGTCTCTCAGCAATCGGAATGGGTTTTGCTGTTTGTGTGGCAACAAGCTTACTGATCTTCCCTATATGGGCTAGTGATGAACTTCATTGTTCTACAGCTTCAAAGTTCAATAAACTTGCTTGTTCGATCGAAG GATGCTTGGAGGAGTACTTTAAAGAGATTGAGGAAAATAAGAATAATCAATCTGAAGCCAGTTTCAATGCCTGCAAATCAGTGCTGCACTCAAAGTCCATGGATGAATCACTG GTAAATTTTGCAAGGTGGGAACCATGGCATGGAAAGTTTGGATTCTCCTATCCATGGCACAAGTACCTGCAAATTGGAGATTCACTTAGAGACTTGGCTGCCTCCATTCTTTCTCTAAAAGGGTGTCTGCAGTCTCATCGACAG CCATCATCAGTGCCTATGATCAAGAAACCATGTGAAGCAGTGGCCTCTCTGCTTGCTTGCACACTGAGAGAGCTTGGAGACAGCATTATCAACATGAAGAGATGTCGGCCAGTTGTGTTATTAGTTGCAAAGTTGCAGCTGTCGAGGCTAGAGCTTAGTGAAGCTGTACTTCCTTACATGCTCAGGATGCTACCAGATGATGATGGTTTCGAAATTGCAGGCTTCATATTTCTGCTGATGgagatggtggaggtggtggaaaAATTGGCAAAAGAGGTTGAAGAACTGGCAGATTATGCAGGTTTCCCTCCTCAGCAGCTCAAGGATGCAGATTTATGGTGA